From the Deltaproteobacteria bacterium genome, one window contains:
- the xerC gene encoding tyrosine recombinase XerC, whose translation MKALIDRFLDHLHIERNASVHTLRSYAADLEQFRNFLLSKELYTDEKTGDVPVEKIDHLAIRAYLSHLFRDCKKSSLARKIAAQRSFFRYLVGEGILSQNPAEMVSTPKQDRPLPIFLPVDEVFALVETPDISTIWGARDRAILEVLYSCGIRVSELVGLSDGDADFFLGILKVYGKGGKERIVPIGAKALKALQEYLPQRDRVLARRNLKGSQSPFFINPRGGRLTTRSVARILQKHILKCGLLRKISPHALRHSFATHLLDAGADLRSIQEMLGHVSLSTTQRYTHISMDKLMDVYDRAHPRAK comes from the coding sequence ATGAAGGCACTGATCGACAGGTTTTTAGATCATCTGCATATTGAAAGAAATGCGTCGGTCCATACCCTGCGGAGCTATGCTGCCGACCTTGAGCAATTTAGAAATTTTTTATTATCCAAGGAGCTCTATACCGACGAAAAAACCGGAGACGTCCCCGTGGAGAAGATCGACCATCTGGCGATTCGTGCCTATCTGAGCCATCTCTTCCGGGATTGTAAGAAATCCTCATTGGCTCGCAAAATCGCTGCGCAGAGAAGTTTTTTCAGGTACCTGGTGGGAGAGGGAATCTTGTCGCAGAACCCGGCGGAAATGGTATCTACTCCCAAGCAGGATAGGCCTTTGCCTATTTTTCTGCCGGTGGATGAAGTCTTTGCGCTGGTGGAAACCCCCGACATTTCTACCATCTGGGGGGCAAGGGATCGGGCCATCTTGGAAGTTCTTTACTCCTGCGGCATCCGGGTTAGTGAACTCGTCGGCTTGAGTGACGGGGATGCCGACTTTTTTTTGGGCATCTTGAAAGTCTATGGCAAAGGGGGGAAGGAGAGGATCGTCCCCATCGGAGCAAAAGCCTTGAAGGCCTTGCAAGAATACTTGCCGCAAAGGGACCGGGTACTCGCTCGCCGGAACCTGAAGGGGTCCCAATCTCCCTTTTTCATTAATCCCCGGGGGGGACGACTTACTACCAGGAGCGTGGCCCGCATCCTGCAAAAACACATCTTGAAGTGCGGATTGTTGCGCAAGATCAGTCCCCATGCCCTGCGCCATTCTTTCGCCACCCATCTTTTGGATGCGGGGGCAGACCTGAGGTCTATTCAAGAAATGTTGGGGCACGTGAGCTTATCCACAACCCAGCGGTACACCCACATCAGCATGGACAAGTTGATGGATGTATATGACCGGGCCCATCCGCGGGCGAAGTAA
- the fusA gene encoding elongation factor G yields MKKYETNRLRNIAIIAHGKAGKTTLAEAMLFDGGVTDRLGRVDDGSSVMDFEPEEIKRSLSISSSFNHLEWNKHKINIIDTPGDANFIIDTKNSLQAVDGVVIVVDAVSGVEVQTEKVWEYASQFGLSRLFFISKMERERASFSQSLADIQKILTPKAIPLTLPIGSEGSFAGVVDLMTMKAFYFENNSSGKIREDEIPSNLQAEVKNAKEKLVEVIAESDDALLEKYLEGQELSPEELSQGLRKGVLNKTIFPILCGSGLKNTGIQPLLDAIIQCLPSPIDRGPAKGIHPTTKEEESRQPLEEEPFSAFVFKTIADPYAGKLTIFRVWSGNLQSDSNLYNANKDAKERFGQILQLEGKNQKSIESAGPGDIVAVAKLRETTTWDTLGDEKKPILYQGISLPIPPVSFAVEPKSKGDEEKITISLARLSEEDPTIKFQRDEQTKELILLGMGQVHVEVTVEKLKRKFGVEVNLKTPKIPYKETIKTTKSGIIYRHKKQSGGRGQFAEVHFELSPLQRGAGVEFKNALVGMNVPRNFVPAVEKGVAEAMQSGVLAGYPVVDIKVKFYDGKSHEVDSSEIAFKIAALMAFKKGVMETNPVLLEPIMNMEVVVPDEYMGDVIGDLNSRRGRVLAVEPRSKGQIIKVQVPLAEVLKYAPDITSMTSGRGTFSMELSHYEEVPSHLTEKIVAAAKAQQN; encoded by the coding sequence ATGAAGAAATACGAGACCAACCGCCTGCGCAATATCGCCATCATCGCCCACGGAAAAGCCGGGAAGACGACCCTGGCTGAAGCTATGCTTTTCGACGGTGGGGTTACAGATCGTCTGGGGCGAGTTGATGATGGAAGCTCTGTTATGGATTTCGAGCCTGAAGAGATCAAGCGCAGCTTGAGCATAAGTTCTTCTTTTAATCATCTGGAATGGAACAAGCATAAAATCAATATCATCGACACGCCGGGGGATGCCAATTTCATCATCGATACCAAAAACAGCTTACAGGCGGTTGATGGAGTCGTCATCGTCGTAGACGCCGTCTCGGGCGTAGAGGTACAGACTGAAAAAGTTTGGGAGTATGCCTCCCAATTCGGGCTTTCTCGTTTATTCTTCATTTCTAAAATGGAACGGGAACGTGCCAGCTTCTCTCAATCCTTGGCCGATATTCAAAAGATCCTTACTCCCAAGGCAATTCCCCTAACCCTTCCCATCGGCTCCGAAGGCTCTTTTGCTGGAGTGGTGGATTTAATGACGATGAAAGCCTTTTATTTTGAAAATAACTCCAGCGGTAAAATCCGGGAGGATGAAATTCCTTCCAACCTGCAAGCCGAGGTGAAAAACGCCAAGGAGAAACTGGTTGAAGTCATTGCCGAATCGGATGATGCCCTGCTGGAAAAATATCTTGAAGGCCAAGAACTATCTCCGGAAGAGTTATCTCAAGGGCTGAGAAAAGGCGTTTTGAACAAAACCATTTTCCCCATCCTCTGCGGCTCAGGCTTGAAAAACACGGGAATTCAACCTCTCCTCGATGCCATCATCCAATGTCTGCCTTCCCCGATCGATCGAGGGCCCGCCAAGGGTATCCATCCAACGACCAAGGAAGAGGAAAGCCGGCAGCCTCTGGAAGAGGAACCTTTTTCGGCCTTCGTTTTCAAAACCATTGCTGATCCCTACGCCGGTAAATTGACCATTTTTCGGGTCTGGTCCGGAAACCTCCAGTCCGATTCTAATCTTTACAACGCCAACAAGGACGCCAAAGAACGGTTTGGCCAGATTCTTCAATTGGAAGGGAAGAACCAAAAATCTATTGAATCCGCAGGCCCCGGGGACATCGTGGCGGTGGCCAAATTGCGTGAGACAACCACCTGGGACACGCTTGGCGATGAAAAGAAGCCCATCCTCTACCAGGGGATCTCCCTGCCGATTCCCCCGGTTTCCTTCGCCGTGGAGCCAAAATCCAAGGGGGACGAAGAAAAAATCACCATCTCTCTTGCTCGTTTGAGCGAAGAAGATCCAACGATCAAATTCCAACGGGATGAACAGACCAAAGAACTCATCCTTCTCGGCATGGGACAGGTCCACGTAGAAGTCACCGTAGAAAAGCTGAAACGCAAATTTGGAGTGGAGGTAAACCTGAAAACCCCGAAGATCCCTTACAAAGAAACAATTAAAACCACCAAAAGCGGGATTATCTACCGCCATAAAAAACAGAGCGGAGGCCGAGGGCAGTTTGCCGAGGTCCATTTTGAACTTTCTCCCCTCCAGCGAGGCGCTGGGGTTGAATTCAAGAATGCCCTCGTGGGCATGAACGTTCCCCGCAACTTCGTCCCAGCCGTAGAGAAAGGGGTTGCCGAAGCCATGCAAAGTGGAGTCCTGGCCGGCTACCCCGTGGTAGACATCAAAGTAAAATTCTACGACGGAAAATCTCACGAGGTCGATTCTTCGGAAATAGCCTTCAAGATCGCTGCTTTGATGGCCTTTAAGAAAGGCGTTATGGAGACCAACCCGGTTCTCCTGGAACCGATCATGAACATGGAAGTGGTCGTTCCCGATGAATATATGGGAGATGTCATCGGCGACCTCAACAGTCGGCGGGGCCGCGTCTTGGCGGTGGAGCCGCGTTCCAAGGGCCAGATCATCAAGGTCCAGGTCCCTCTGGCTGAAGTTTTAAAATACGCCCCTGACATCACTTCCATGACCAGTGGTCGTGGAACTTTTTCCATGGAATTATCCCATTACGAGGAAGTCCCTTCCCATTTGACTGAAAAAATTGTGGCCGCGGCTAAAGCCCAGCAGAATTAA
- a CDS encoding MOSC domain-containing protein: MNRRGIVSAVNISKEKGTRKSNVGQSCLVPAFGLKDDAHAGEWHRQVSLLAMESINKMVRLGLKVGPGDFAENITTQGLDLLKLPVGTRFRIGQSSLLEVTQIGKICHTRCAIYYQAGDCVMPKEGIFAKVLAGGEIKVGDEIHVLGGDSDHQ, from the coding sequence GTGAATCGCCGGGGAATAGTTTCGGCCGTCAATATCAGTAAGGAAAAAGGAACTCGGAAATCCAACGTGGGACAATCCTGCCTGGTTCCCGCCTTTGGATTGAAAGACGATGCCCACGCCGGGGAATGGCACCGCCAGGTCAGCCTGCTGGCTATGGAATCCATAAACAAAATGGTTCGGTTGGGGTTGAAAGTGGGGCCCGGGGATTTCGCCGAAAATATTACCACGCAAGGTTTAGACTTGCTGAAGCTTCCCGTAGGAACGAGATTCAGAATCGGCCAAAGCTCCCTCTTAGAAGTAACCCAGATCGGCAAAATTTGCCACACCCGCTGCGCCATCTATTATCAAGCCGGTGACTGCGTGATGCCCAAAGAGGGAATCTTTGCCAAGGTTCTGGCAGGGGGCGAAATCAAAGTGGGAGATGAGATCCATGTTCTCGGTGGGGATTCTGACCATCAGTGA
- a CDS encoding MogA/MoaB family molybdenum cofactor biosynthesis protein translates to MFSVGILTISDKGSRGEREDLSGPEIRRIISELPARVDAYEVIPDEEEIIVQKLVEYVDRKKVDLLLTTGGTGLSPRDVTPEATRKVLHKEVPGIAEAMRAEGMKITPLAMLSRATSGIRGRSLIINLPGSPGAVRENLTVLLPVLKHALEKAQGDPSDCAAQKVSASSEKSRTPINSVD, encoded by the coding sequence ATGTTCTCGGTGGGGATTCTGACCATCAGTGATAAAGGGTCCCGGGGGGAGAGGGAAGACCTGAGCGGCCCGGAAATTCGCCGGATCATCTCCGAACTACCGGCCAGAGTGGACGCCTACGAAGTCATTCCGGATGAAGAAGAGATTATCGTTCAAAAATTGGTGGAATACGTGGACCGGAAAAAAGTGGACTTACTTCTTACGACGGGGGGGACCGGGTTAAGCCCCCGGGATGTAACTCCCGAGGCCACCCGCAAAGTCCTGCATAAAGAAGTCCCCGGAATCGCCGAGGCCATGCGGGCTGAAGGGATGAAAATCACCCCGCTGGCCATGCTCTCCAGGGCTACCTCCGGAATTCGCGGCCGGTCTCTGATCATCAATCTTCCAGGAAGCCCCGGCGCCGTGAGGGAAAACCTTACCGTCCTCCTCCCCGTATTAAAACATGCCCTGGAAAAAGCTCAGGGGGACCCTTCCGATTGTGCAGCCCAGAAGGTTTCTGCCTCTTCCGAGAAGTCTCGGACGCCCATCAACTCGGTGGATTAA